Proteins co-encoded in one Prunus persica cultivar Lovell chromosome G6, Prunus_persica_NCBIv2, whole genome shotgun sequence genomic window:
- the LOC18772743 gene encoding probable serine/threonine-protein kinase WNK5, with translation MNTTRLGRTCADGGKPQLPAYVETDPSGRYGRFREMLGKGAMKTVYKAFDEVLGMEVAWNQVKLKDVFGSPDELQRLYSEVHLLKNLNHDSIIQYYMSWIDANRRTFNFITEMFTSGTLREYRQKYQRVNIGAVKNWARQILRGLAYLHKLDPPVIHRDLKCDNIFVNGHLGQVKIGDLGLAAVLRGSHHAHSVIGTPEFMAPELYEEEYNELVDIYAFGMCVLEMLTSEYPYSECSNPAQIYKKVTSGKLPNAFYKIEDLEAQRFVGKCLENASKRLPAHELLLDPFLASDDRELLSTPRIPFQNLMPNDDSAVVEVEEEEEEEEEEEEEELPLDLGVDLKRSTNMIITGKMNPEDDTIFLKVQISDRDGQNARNIYFPFDIVNDTAIAVATEMVKELEISDWEPSEIAEMIEKEISSLIPGHKKWGTPQDYHAHRHSFNYEDEDDDHDHGHHPFYSFSSCSSSQNSLHAFSSHCKTQFDCGENISNDQDWLQGDLFINDDASSQSSFSSCNHSNINYFSGTEDDHHDLISCFGKSHKSRFCPSESRAANCYKHCNSQLHHQRPHELNHPLCHHQRKLPRIQSLIDVRSQLLHRSLVEEINKRRLFKTVGAVENIGFQTPGS, from the exons ATGAACACCACCCGGTTGGGAAGGACGTGTGCCGATGGAGGCAAGCCACAGTTGCCTGCATACGTTGAAACGGATCCATCTGGTCGCTATGGACGT TTCAGGGAAATGCTTGGCAAAGGAGCCATGAAGACAGTTTACAAGGCATTTGATGAGGTCCTGGGAATGGAGGTGGCTTGGAACCAAGTCAAGCTCAAAGATGTCTTTGGTTCGCCGGACGAACTTCAGCGTCTCTACTCGGAGGTGCACCTCCTCAAGAACCTCAACCATGACTCCATCATCCAATACTACATGTCTTGGATCGACGCCAATCGGAGAACCTTCAACTTCATCACCGAAATGTTCACCTCCGGCACCCTCAGAGA GTACAGACAGAAGTACCAGCGAGTGAATATTGGAGCAGTGAAAAATTGGGCTCGGCAGATCTTGCGTGGACTTGCCTATCTGCACAAACTTGATCCACCTGTGATTCACAGAGACCTTAAGTGTGACAACATCTTTGTTAATGGCCATCTTGGGCAAGTCAAGATTGGTGATTTGGGTTTGGCAGCTGTTCTTCGTGGTTCCCATCATGCTCACAGTGTCATAG GTACTCCGGAATTTATGGCACCCGAATTATACGAGGAGGAATATAATGAGCTAGTAGACATATACGCCTTTGGCATGTGTGTGCTGGAAATGCTCACTTCAGAATATCCATATAGCGAGTGCTCAAATCCTGCCCAAATTTACAAGAAAGTGACTTCA GGGAAGCTACCAAACGCGTTCTACAAGATTGAAGATTTGGAGGCGCAACGATTTGTAGGGAAGTGTTTGGAAAATGCCTCAAAGAGGTTGCCAGCACATGAGCTCTTGCTTGACCCTTTTCTAGCCTCTGATGATAGAGAGCTGCTGTCCACCCCAAGAATCCCATTTCAAAACTTGATGCCTAATGATGATTCAGcagtggtggaggtggaggaggaggaggaggaggaggaggaggaagaggaagaggagctACCTTTGGACTTGGGGGTTGATTTGAAAAGAAGCACAAACATGATCATTACTGGGAAAATGAATCCAGAGGATGATACAATTTTTCTCAAAGTTCAGATTTCGGACCGGGATG GGCAAAATGCTAGGAACATATACTTTCCCTTTGACATTGTGAACGACACTGCAATTGCTGTAGCAACGGAGATGGTGAAAGAGCTAGAAATCAGTGACTGGGAACCTTCGGAGATCGCGGAGATGATAGAAAAAGAGATATCTTCTTTAATTCCAGGTCATAAGAAATGGGGCACACCCCAGGATTATCATGCTCATCGGCACAGCTTTAActatgaagatgaagatgatgatcatgatcatgGTCACCATCCTTTCTACTCTTTCTCCTCCTGTTCTTCCTCCCAAAACTCTCTCCATGCTTTCAGCTCTCACTGTAAGACCCAATTCGATTGCGGGGAGAACATTTCTAATGACCAAGATTGGCTTCAAG GTGATCTGTTTATCAATGATGATGCAAGTTCTCAGAGCTCCTTCAGCTCCTGCAACCACTCCAACATAAACTACTTCTCAGGCACTGAAGATGACCACCATGACTTAATCTCTTGCTTTGGAAAGAGCCACAAATCTAGATTTTGTCCTTCAGAAAGCAGGGCTGCAAATTGCTACAAACACTGCAATTCACAGCTGCATCATCAGAGACCTCATGAATTAAATCATCCTCTTTGTCATCATCAAAGGAAACTACCCAGGATTCAATCGCTTATAGACGTGCGAAGCCAATTGTTGCACCGGTCACTGGTGGAGGAGATCAACAAGAGGCGGTTGTTTAAGACTGTTGGGGCTGTGGAGAACATTGGATTTCAAACACCAGGAAGCTAG
- the LOC18773305 gene encoding uncharacterized protein LOC18773305: MAIMRGRSRLTSGAPPPSPIPTAKGSRSASNENFTQFLDKCLQIPDLAWPPQLHPHFSGTRHPVPAEVDLRSLSSDAIARLLVSARESGAFRITNHGISAEELGSVVREAESVFGNDGNLTRRFIERTGNREEIKWVRESGQKVAEDEKYQVFCKSMEKVASKVEAIADQVSEVLFANAEKQVEKKMRSELGKVRLYRYNHQDHSMEQNPSSNYLQNEIINGNNLRECEDHHALCLHLPLEHSQFNIRSEGEGGSLCFDAGPETLVVTVGNQLEGFKCVSGEMIFVPDIIRSQASFSIQFKVPLLSNSRKKSNTVSITDQIFIAVILCLLYMIFVFVYTYITTT; this comes from the exons ATGGCTATCATGCGCGGGAGGAGCCGGTTAACGTCGGGGGCGCCACCGCCTTCACCGATCCCGACTGCCAAAGGATCGCGCTCTGCATCCAACGAGAACTTCACGCAATTCCTCGACAAGTGCCTGCAAATCCCCGACCTCGCATGGCCACCTCAGCTTCACCCTCACTTCTCAGGCACACGCCATCCCGTTCCCGCCGAAGTCGATCTCCGATCGCTCTCCAGCGACGCCATCGCCCGGCTTCTCGTATCGGCCAGAGAATCCGGCGCGTTTCGGATCACCAATCACGGGATTTCGGCCGAGGAGTTGGGATCGGTGGTTCGGGAAGCCGAATCGGTTTTCGGAAATGACGGAAATCTCACTCGACGTTTCATTGAGCGCACTGGCAATCGTGAGGAGATTAAATGGGTTCGTGAATCGGGCCAAAAAGTGGCGGAGGACGAAAAATATCAGGTCTTTTG TAAAAGTATGGAGAAGGTTGCAAGCAAAGTTGAAGCAATTGCAGATCAAGTGAGTGAAGTTTTGTTCGCAAATGCAGAGAAGCAAgttgagaagaagatgagaagtGAACTGGGAAAAGTTAGGCTATACAGATACAATCATCAAGATCATTCAATGGAGCAAAACCCAAGTAGTAATTATTTGCAGAATGAGATCATTAATGGAAATAATTTGCGTGAGTGTGAGGATCATCATGCTTTGTGCCTTCACCTTCCGCTTGAGCATTCCCAGTTCAACATCCGAtcagagggagagggaggcTCTCTGTGTTTTGATGCAGGGCCAGAGACTCTAGTTGTCACTGTTGGAAATCAGCTTGAG GGGTTTAAATGTGTTTCAGGGGAAATGATCTTTGTCCCAGACATCATTAGAAGCCAAGCCTCTTTTTCCATACAATTCAAAGTCCCACTGCTTTCGAATTCGAGAAAAAAGTCTAACACAGTTTCAATTACTGATCAAATTTTCATTGCAGTCATCCTCTGTTTACTATACAtgatttttgtgtttgtatatacATACATTACAACAACATAG
- the LOC18772790 gene encoding NDR1/HIN1-like protein 3: protein MSKCIGIILSTIGTLVVLGAISGLISYLVFNGRTKHIRYEVFDASFTQFELANNNITLQYNLAINASATNPNKKGAYHFEQVMTVAYFGSKKNILSASTFERFDLPHNRVAYLASSENQALRLDLTADEVSKLRSATVFDLLWVASGRSSTKLGRRRAHFNYNAICYLRVPLISDGKFAQRFNVTMCTVHKH from the coding sequence ATGTCTAAATGCATCGGCATTATTTTAAGCACCATTGGTACACTAGTTGTTCTTGGAGCCATCAGTGGTTTGATATCCTATCTTGTTTTCAATGGTCGTACTAAACACATCAGGTACGAGGTGTTCGATGCCTCCTTCACCCAGTTTGAGTTGGCCAACAACAACATCACTCTCCAATACAACCTAGCCATCAATGCATCCGCTACAAACCCTAACAAGAAGGGTGCCTACCACTTTGAGCAGGTTATGACCGTTGCATATTTCGGGTCTAAGAAGAACATTTTGTCAGCCAGCACTTTTGAGCGGTTCGATCTACCCCACAACAGAGTGGCTTATTTGGCTTCATCGGAGAACCAGGCGTTGCGGCTGGATCTTACGGCCGATGAGGTTTCGAAGCTGAGGAGCGCTACGGTTTTCGATCTGTTGTGGGTCGCCAGTGGTAGAAGTTCGACCAAGCTTGGTAGAAGACGTGCGCATTTTAATTACAACGCCATCTGCTATTTGAGGGTCCCTTTGATCTCCGACGGAAAATTTGCTCAACGTTTTAACGTTACCATGTGCACTGTCCACAAACATTAA
- the LOC18775051 gene encoding uncharacterized protein LOC18775051 — translation MEGTGGRSIVSLFLILLLSLSMSCISDAYRPGDIVPMSKTGLYHSMKTEWHDMIGRHCPIFAVNREVLIPIVKPMGYTGADAYKLSFQVGREKFLIPWLFVINRKSSEVPMIDVHLRYSGSDLHGVTAKVVDMPHHYVEIHPDIRKQFWDPQHWPKHVLVRYTWQEQSEIDVTSGFYVLFGSGLMLSFILSIYILQSSRDKLARFVRERVAESSMPAGGVAKVE, via the exons ATGGAGGGAACTGGAGGGAGATCAATTGTCTCGCTGTTTCTGATccttcttttgtctttgtCCATGTCCTGTATATCTGATGCTTACAGGCCAGGTGACATCGTCCCCATGAGCAAGACGGGTCTTTACCACTCT ATGAAAACTGAATGGCACGACATGATCGGTCGACATTGCCCAATCTTTGCTGTGAATCGTGAG GTGTTGATTCCTATAGTGAAGCCGATGGGTTACACGGGTGCTGATGCCTACAAACT ATCGTTTCAAGTTGGGAGAGAAAAGTTTTTAATCCCATGGCTTTTTGTGATAAATCGTAAGAGTTCTGAGGTTCCAATGATTGACGTCCATTTG AGGTACTCAGGAAGTGATTTGCATGGTGTCACTGCTAAAGTTGTGGATATGCCTCACCACT ATGTAGAAATCCATCCAGACATTCGTAAACAATTTTGGGATCCTCAGCACTGGCCAAAGCATGTGCTGGTCAGATATACATG GCAGGAGCAATCAGAGATAGACGTGACTTCCGGATTTTATGTACTGTTTGGATCAG GTCTGATGCTTTCTTTTATTCTCTCAATATACATCTTGCAGTCATCGCGAGACAAATTGGCCAG GTTTGTGAGGGAGAGAGTTGCAGAAAGCAGCATGCCTGCTGGAGGTGTGGCAAAGGTTGAATGA
- the LOC18773696 gene encoding uncharacterized protein LOC18773696, giving the protein MGDLREDWSSELNGAVVEERPSSASSLSSSTSLLFSSNPASAAAAAGISAEYWKKAEEATQGVIAQVQPTDVSERRRKAVIDYVQRLIRGCLGCEVFPFGSVPLKTYLPDGDIDLTAFGGINVEEALANDVCSVLEREVQNGTAEFMVKDVQLIRAEVKLVKCLVQNIVVDISFNQLGGLCTLCFLEQVDRLIGKDHLFKRSIILIKAWCYYESRILGAHHGLISTYALETLVLYIFHLFHASLNGPLAVLYKFLDYFSKFDWDNYCISLSGPVRISSLPELLVETPENGGNDLLLSNDFLKECVQMFSVPSRGYETNYRTFPPKHFNIVDPLKDNNNLGRSVSKGNFYRIRSAFTYGARKLGRILSQTEDNIDDEIRKFFANTLDRHGGGQRPDVQDLVPLSRYDGYGSVSLFAGTESQDQINYESESAYSSGMIGECGLNSEGSWNGEVTNVQIPSQCVNGPHESGMKVASRTMFSEDDSSSNGIAVSEYRLMGDAKDLATSRFQGLTISTDAQNPSPSNGEVSISPLGKAHHAPHLYFSHSSTGNGDISNGNQDQQLPESFGSADNWVGNQDENQFGCNQEVLSPVGSKHHLSRLSSIVGSSEDFHPSYSGYPKSSSTAGSPKPSNSLTDLSGDHDSHLCSLNYGRWCYEYELNAAIPPMVAPPVHSQFQSKKPWDVIRQSVQRRPNAFSQMNANGIVPRPAFYPMNPPMLPNGAGFGVEEMPKPRGTGTYFPNTNHFRDKPMITRGRNQALVRSPRNNSHSMTPNPENHMSERNSRDLSQVQMSHHKGGGKSVSSDSPSGSPRKKVHPHTNGSIHPSEQVVEFGSTGHAPSEAPGSGRHTNAGSSVSQNSSGSHGSPGMQWTKAELGADENRIAAQSYRLKDEDDFPPLSI; this is encoded by the exons ATGGGCGATCTTCGGGAAGATTGGTCGTCTGAACTAAACGGCGCCGTTGTGGAGGAGAGGCCGTCCTCGGCATCGTCGTTGTCATCATCAACTTCGTTGCTGTTTTCATCCAATCCGGCGTCGGCGGCGGCCGCGGCCGGTATTAGCGCCGAGTACTGGAAGAAAGCCGAGGAAGCGACGCAGGGGGTCATAGCTCAGGTTCAGCCTACTGACGTGTCCGAGAGGAGAAGGAAGGCGGTCATTGATTACGTTCAGAGGCTCATTAGAGGTTGTCTTGGTTGCGAG GTGTTCCCATTTGGGTCTGTACCTCTAAAGACCTATCTGCCTGATGGAGATATTGATTTGACTGCTTTTGGTGGTATAAATGTTGAGGAGGCGCTGGCCAATGACGTCTGCTCTGTCCTCGAAAGGGAAGTTCAAAATGGAACTGCTGAGTTTATGGTGAAAGATGTCCAATTAATTCGGGCAGAG GTTAAGCTTGTAAAGTGCCTTGTGCAAAATATTGTGGTTGATATTTCCTTCAATCAGTTAGGAGGGCTATGCACACTATGCTTTCTTGAGCAG GTCGATCGCCTCATTGGCAAAGACCATCTCTTTAAGCGCAGTATCATACTGATCAAGGCGTGGTGCTATTATGAGAGCCGGATTCTTGGTGCCCATCATGGTTTGATTTCGACATATGCTTTGGAGACTTTGGTCCTGTATATCTTCCATCTCTTCCATGCATCTTTGAATGGTCCTCTAGCG GTCCTATACAAATTCTTGGACTACTTTAGTAAATTTGATTGGGACAATTATTGCATCAGCTTGAGTGGTCCAGTTCGCATATCTTCACTTCCAGAACTCTTGG TTGAGACACCAGAGAATGGTGGGAATGATCTATTACTTAGTAATGATTTTCTCAAGGAGTGTGTGCAAATGTTCTCAGTTCCGTCAAGAGGATATGAGACAAACTATAGAACATTTCCACCAAAGCATTTTAACATAGTTGATCCACTTAAAGACAATAACAATCTTGGCCGAAGTGTGAGTAAAG GAAACTTTTACCGAATAAGAAGTGCTTTCACATATGGTGCTCGTAAATTAGGGCGCATCCTTTCTCAGACAGAAGATAACATAGATGATGAGATCCGAAAGTTTTTCGCAAACACATTAGATAGACATGGAGGTGGACAAAGGCCTGATGTCCAAGATCTTGTCCCATTGTCCAGATATGATGGGTATGGTTCTGTGTCGTTATTTGCAGGTACAGAGTCACAAGATCAGATCAATTATGAATCAGAATCTGCCTATTCAAGTGGCATGATTGGGGAATGTGGGTTAAATAGTGAGGGATCATGGAATGGTGAAGTTACAAATGTTCAGATACCTAGTCAATGTGTGAATGGACCACATGAAAGCGGTATGAAGGTGGCATCCCGAACAATGTTCTCAGAAGATGACAGTTCCTCAAATGGAATTGCTGTTTCGGAATACCGTCTTATGGGGGATGCAAAAGACCTTGCTACCTCCAGATTTCAAGGTCTTACAATTTCAACTGATGCTCAAAATCCTTCTCCTTCCAATGGCGAAGTGAGTATATCTCCTTTAGGTAAAGCCCATCATGCACCTCACCTCTATTTCTCTCACTCATCAACTGGAAATGGGGACATTAGCAATGGAAATCAAGATCAGCAACTGCCAGAAAGCTTTGGTTCAGCTGATAATTGGGTTGGTAACCAGGATGAGAATCAGTTTGGTTGTAATCAGGAGGTTTTGTCTCCTGTTGGATCTAAGCACCATCTGTCACGGTTGAGTTCTATTGTGGGTTCCTCTGAAGACTTCCATCCTAGTTATTCTGGTTATCCAAAATCAAGTAGTACTGCTGGAAGTCCGAAACCTTCCAACTCTTTGACAGATCTCAGTGGGGATCATGATAGTCACTTATGTAGTCTAAACTATGGTCGTTGGTGCTACGAATATGAGCTAAATGCTGCAATTCCTCCCATGGTGGCACCTCCAGTGCATTCACAGTTTCAGAGCAAGAAACCATGGGATGTAATTCGACAGTCAGTGCAGCGCAGACCAAATGCATTTTCCCAGATGAATGCCAATGGGATTGTCCCTAGACCAGCGTTCTATCCTATGAACCCACCAATGTTACCTAATGGTGCAGGCTTTGGTGTAGAGGAAATGCCAAAGCCACGAGGAACCGGAACATACTTTCCTAATACG AACCATTTCAGAGATAAGCCCATGATAACAAGGGGAAGAAATCAAGCACTGGTCAGGTCTCCTCGTAACAATAGCCATTCTATGACACCAAATCCAGAGAATCATATGTCTGAGAGAAACAGTCGTGATCTATCACAAGTACAAATGTCTCATCATAAAGGTGGGGGAAAATCTGTGTCTTCAGATAGCCCCTCTGGTTCCCCTAGGAAGAAAGTACACCCACATACCAATGGTTCAATACATCCCTCCGAGCAAGTTGTAGAATTTGGGTCAACTGGGCATGCCCCATCAGAGGCACCTGGGAGTGGCAGGCATACCAACGCTGGCTCATCAGTCAGTCAAAACTCGAGTGGTAGCCATGGATCACCAGGGATGCAGTGGACAAAAGCTGAATTGGGTGCTGATGAAAATAG GATTGCCGCACAATCATACCGTTtgaaagatgaagatgatttCCCGCCATTATCAATCTGA